A single region of the Ziziphus jujuba cultivar Dongzao chromosome 10, ASM3175591v1 genome encodes:
- the LOC107410631 gene encoding pre-rRNA-processing protein las1 isoform X5: MEPVLALEDEPRDIDQHEWLSASPPLSSSSSSSSSYSLKLVPWLRWDEWLFVYHSLFSDSVDTVASALRKISAWRSRGCVPVTVEVTASIVEIQQKDPYFRKDQSNDALGSRANQFSDGELSEEMLAMLYCMAIMRLVNGVVEKTRKKTEVSIAVAAAKIGIPRMLIDVRHEGSHRELPALQVVRSASVKALDWLKVYYWEPQKKAIPFQGDGIANIRKGIKNKLHELAFCLKAKQHLHSGSSSEKGKRLRHHEMLCGRNKFFSLVAGKLHSSKSAGSKKQLSKILKNLVGLYASYSSDVVLVLLDLLLKALKSSDLLEPPVDAQVFPNIDTLLNEWKLVITKLSNKEPELLLTLLTAVLDMIETHDAMKYEMDYRPEGRHIEHLSSLFTWLVRNFKELKSRHHKDSASEIKVSSSETTMSKALVMELLRRCLMLASSGNNQVMDSAFHLAQLIGNDHLIGKLSKFSVLVSSNSNVIGDDSSNMNFKNLLIQQDESICQAAKKLELIKLHQMKGKIVKKADEVLNSNRWVVARSWNPCPIGMLPRAVGSSGCLPVLDYNDDQNKVVEIPQTKGNWELNHCNRKREASSDIQLLDDSSIKKKRVTVEDSISNHEDALLMDGVNGRLMIGGVWKEVGQEELLAIKSSVRILI, translated from the exons ATGGAGCCAGTTTTGGCGTTAGAAGATGAGCCTAGAGACATTGATCAGCACGAGTGGTTGTCAGCGTCGCCGCCActgtcgtcgtcgtcgtcttcATCATCATCGTATAGCCTCAAATTGGTGCCGTGGTTGAGGTGGGACGAATGGCTCTTCGTATACCACTCGCTCTTCTCAGATTCTGTGGACACTGTGGCTTCCGCTCTTAGAAAA ATATCGGCATGGCGAAGCAGAGGATGTGTACCTGTTACCGTCGAAGTTACGGCTTCCATCGTTGAAATTCAACAAAAAGATCCTTACTTTAG AAAGGATCAATCTAATGATGCTCTGGGTAGTCGAGCTAATCAGTTTAGTGATGGTGAGCTTTCAGAAGAAATGCTTGCAATGTTGTATTGCATGGCAATCATGAG GCTTGTGAATGGTGTAGTTGAGAAAACACGTAAGAAAACTGAGGTTTCCATTGCCGTAGCTGCTGCCAAAATTGGTATTCCACGTATGCTGATTGATGTTCGACACG AGGGTTCTCATCGTGAGCTTCCTGCACTTCAGGTGGTTCGTAGTGCCTCTGTTAAG GCACTTGATTGGTTGAAAGTTTACTATTGGGAGCCTCAGAAGAAGGCAATTCCATTTCAGGGTGATGGAATTGCTAACATCAGAAAAGGAATAAAGAATAAACTCCATGAATTGGCATTCTGCTTGAAAGCTAAGCAGCATCTTCATTCTGGCTCATCATCAGAGAAGGGAAAAC GTCTCAGACATCATGAAATGCTTTGTGGGCGTAATAAGTTTTTCTCACTTGTGGCAGGCAAGCTCCATTCATCAAAATCTGCAG GTTCTAAGAAACAGCTTagcaagattttaaaaaatcttgTTGGGTTATATGCTTCCTATTCCTCTGATGTTGTATTGGTATTGTTGGATCTCTTGCTGAAGGCCTTAAAGTCCTCAGATTTGCTGGAACCTCCAGTAGATGCCCAAGTTTTCCCCAACATAGATACATTGTTGAATGAATGGAAGCTTGTAATCACGAAGTTATCAAATAAGGAGCCAGAGTTACTTCTAACGCTTCTTACAGCAGTTCTAGACATGATTGAGACTCATGATGCCATGAAATATGAAATGG ATTACAGGCCAGAGGGTCGTCATATTGAACACCTCTCTTCTCTTTTCACATGGCTTGTTAGAAATTTCAAGGAGTTAAAGTCTCGTCATCACAAAGATTCTGCCAGTGAGATAAAAGTTTCGTCATCGGAAACAACTATGTCTAAAGCATTAGTTATGGAACTTTTACGTAGGTGCCTTATGTTGGCTTCTTCTGGGAACAATCAGGTCATGGATTCGGCTTTCCATCTTGCGCAGTTGATTGGTAATGATCATCTTATTGGGAAACTGAGCAAGTTCTCTGTCTTAGTttcatcaaattcaaatgtCATTGGAGATGATTCTTCTAATATGAATTTTAAGAATCTTCTTATCCAGCAAGATGAATCCATTTGTCAAGCAGCCAAGAAGCTTGAGTTGATTAAACTTCACCAGATGAAGGGAAAAATAGTGAAGAAGGCAGATGAAGTGCTAAATTCAAACCGATGGGTTGTGGCAAGATCATGGAATCCATGTCCAATTGGTATGTTGCCTCGTGCTGTTGGGTCTTCTGGATGTCTTCCTGTTCTCGACTACAATGATGACCAGAACAAGGTTGTTGAAATACCACAAACAAAAGGTAACTGGGAATTGAACCATTGTAACAGAAAGAGAGAAGCTAGTTCTGATATTCAGCTACTAGATGACTCTAGTATCAAGAAGAAGAGGGTGACAGTTGAGGACAGCATATCTAATCATGAGGATGCTTTGTTAATGGATGGTGTCAATGGTCGTCTGATGATAGGCGGCGTTTGGAAGGAAGTTGGGCAAGAAGAGCTACTTGCCATTAAGTCATCAGTAAGGATattgatctaa